Proteins encoded by one window of Amaranthus tricolor cultivar Red isolate AtriRed21 chromosome 4, ASM2621246v1, whole genome shotgun sequence:
- the LOC130811249 gene encoding F-box protein FBW2, protein MELEEESETRQWDELIPDALGLIFKKLPLEDILTVIPRVCKAWGKAVQGPYCWQEIDIDDEWSIDCASEKLDRMLRLLITRSSGSLRKLRVSCVNNDDTFAFIAENAGSLQRLVLQRSEISDSIVEKLAGKFSRITSLDLSYCCRISTRGLEAIGKNCKLLSSLSWNMHPLGSAFKTSHSDEAHAIARTMPKLKQLELAYLRINLESVLDILSGCPNLEFLDLRGCWDVHLDKKLLEKRHPKLEILGPQVVMGMFEKTAFYDDYYDSDFSDFGYMDYSDDESFDGMWDEDDIELRIYESADNMYEFGWPPSP, encoded by the exons ATGGAATTAGAAGAAGAAAGTGAAACCCGGCAATGGGATGAGTTAATTCCAGATGCATTAGGGctaatttttaaaaagcttCCATTAGAAGACATATTAACAGTAATTCCTAGAGTGTGCAAGGCATGGGGGAAAGCAGTTCAAGGTCCTTATTGTTGGCAAGAGATCGACATTGATGATGAATGGAGTATTGATTGTGCATCCGAAAAGCTTGACCGCATGCTCCGATTATTGATTACCCGGAGCTCTGGTTCACTTCGTAAGCTCCGTGTTTCTTGTGTCAATAATGATGATACTTTCGCTTTCATTGCTGAAAA TGCGGGCTCCCTTCAGCGTTTAGTACTTCAGAGAAGCGAAATCAGTGATTCGATAGTAGAAAAGTTAGCTGGGAAGTTCTCTAGGATCACATCATTAGACCTGAGCTACTGTTGCCGTATTAGCACTCGTGGCTTAGAAGCCATCGGAAAAAACTGTAAGCTTCTGTCTTCCCTGAGCTGGAACATGCACCCTTTAGGTTCCGCTTTCAAGACTTCCCATTCTGATGAAGCTCATGCTATCGCCCGAACAATGCCGAAGCTTAAGCAACTTGAGCTTGCTTACCTTCGAATCAACTTAGAAAGTGTCCTTGACATCCTTTCGGGATGTCCCAACCTCGAATTCTTGGACTTGAGAGGGTGTTGGGATGTTCATCTTGATAAAAAGCTCCTTGAAAAGCGGCACCCGAAGTTGGAGATCCTCGGGCCTCAAGTAGTCATGGGCATGTTTGAAAAGACCGCATTTTATGATGATTACTACGACTCCGACTTCTCGGATTTTGGTTACATGGACTATAGCGATGATGAAAGCTTCGATGGAATGTGGGACGAAGATGATATAGAGCTCAGGATTTATGAAAGCGCCGATAATATGTATGAATTCGGCTGGCCTCCGTCTCCTTAG
- the LOC130811248 gene encoding protein EXORDIUM-like 2, producing the protein MAKFDSHFITLVSFLLIIFYIGLPCSATAPRKLALVQPQPLVLKYHNGPLLKGNLTVNLIWYGKFSSIQRSIIIDFIQSLSSKSRTSHPSVSSWWEITGRYKGGPCTITLGKQIFDQSYSLGKVLTPSQLVVLSSKLPHRNAINVVLTSADVAPDSFCMSSCGAHGSDLAGKHKKIRFAYAWVGNPEKQCPGQCAWPFHQPIYGPQSPPLIAPNGDVGVDGMIMNLATVLAGAVTNPFDNGYFQGPVDGGLEAVSACTGMFGSGSYPGYPGKLLVDRDSGASFNAYGIRGRKYLLPAMWDPKTSACKTLV; encoded by the coding sequence ATGGCTAAGTTTGATTCTCATTTCATAACGTTAGtctcttttcttttaataattttctaCATAGGATTACCATGTTCGGCTACGGCACCGCGCAAGCTAGCTCTTGTACAACCGCAACCTTTAGTTCTTAAATACCACAATGGTCCACTTCTTAAAGGTAATCTTACCGTTAATCTTATTTGGTATGGAAAATTCTCCTCAATCCAACGGTCCATAATCATTGACTTCATCCAATCTCTATCATCTAAATCACGTACTTCACATCCGTCTGTTTCATCATGGTGGGAAATCACTGGAAGGTACAAAGGAGGACCCTGCACCATCACCTTAGGGAAACAAATCTTTGACCAAAGTTATTCTCTAGGAAAAGTCTTAACCCCATCTCAACTCGTCGTTTTGTCTTCTAAACTTCCTCATAGAAATGCAATAAACGTCGTTTTGACATCAGCTGATGTGGCACCCGATAGCTTTTGTATGAGCTCGTGCGGGGCACATGGGTCGGATTTAGCAGGAAAACATAAAAAGATCCGTTTTGCTTATGCTTGGGTGGGTAACCCAGAAAAACAATGTCCGGGTCAATGTGCTTGGCCCTTTCACCAGCCCATATACGGCCCACAAAGCCCGCCGCTTATAGCCCCAAATGGAGATGTCGGAGTTGATGGGATGATTATGAATTTGGCAACGGTTCTTGCTGGAGCGGTTACCAACCCGTTTGATAATGGGTATTTTCAGGGTCCGGTTGATGGTGGGTTGGAAGCTGTTTCTGCTTGTACGGGGATGTTCGGGTCGGGTTCGTACCCAGGGTACCCGGGTAAATTGCTAGTGGATCGGGATTCGGGAGCAAGTTTTAATGCGTATGGGATACGTGGAAGGAAATATTTGCTTCCTGCTATGTGGGACCCAAAAACATCGGCTTGTAAAACTCTAGTCTGA